From the Corythoichthys intestinalis isolate RoL2023-P3 chromosome 13, ASM3026506v1, whole genome shotgun sequence genome, one window contains:
- the LOC130928064 gene encoding gastrula zinc finger protein XlCGF57.1-like, translating to MEEELPYIKKVEEEFVHIKEEQEEYFIRVVNPHIEEQQQPQPLKKEEEDPPYVKVVVVDIPKWTDEPLKGEDGGVKEASRGTEPQNGSNSSSKEGSQADNLIARPSESNNFTSHSLFCLRRYLVAEWHGPESPGIKEDVELPQIKEEEEPEPCQQKQLPIKKEEEELPCVKEEEEEEHIARSNGEPLKSEDGPNEADRGAEPPSGCSSSSTEGLQADIFITPSDRSGTASHSPCNDDGRKKSHTDDKLYKCSHCWKTFLTKQNCHAHMRIHTGEKPFSCSVCDQKFAQKQHLKQHTRIHTGEKPFSCSVCGQRFTQKQYLKDHTRTHTGEKPFSCSVCDQRFTYKQYLKVHRRTHTGEKPFSCSVCGQGFSQKQYLKIHIRTHTGEKPFPCSVCDQRFSRKQYLKQHTRIHTGEKPFSCSVCDQRFTSKQNLKQHTRTHTREKHFSCSVCGQRFAQKQYLKKHTRIHTGEKPFSCSVCDQRFSLNQILKQHTRTHTGEKPFSCSVCGQRFARKDRIKRHTCVAMRSSGQ from the exons ATGGAGGAAGAGTTGCCATACATCAAGAAGGTGGAGGAAGAATTCGTCCACATtaaagaggagcaggaggagtaTTTCATTAGAGTGGTGAACCCCCACATTGAGGAGCAGCAGCAACCTCAACCCCTcaaaaaagaggaggaggaccctCCATATGTTAAAGTGGTGGTGGTGGACATCCCCAAGTGGACTGATGAGCCCTTGAAGGGTGAAGATGGCGGTGTGAAGGAGGCCAGCAGAGGGACGGAGCCTCAGAATGGCAGCAACAGCAGTTCAAAAGAAGGATCTCAAGCAGACAACCTCATCGCTCGACCATCAGAGAGTAACAATTTCACATCACACTCCCTGTTCT GTTTGAGAAGATATCTTGTTGCTGAGTGGCACGGGCCAGAATCACCTGGCATCAAAGAGGATGTTgagctcccccaaatcaaagaggaggaggaaccagagccctgtcaacagaagcaacttccaatcaaaaaggaggaggaagagctgCCATGCGTtaaagaggaggaagaggaggagcatATCGCTAGGTCAAAtggtgagcccttgaagagTGAAGATGGTCCAAATGAGGCTGACAGAGGGGCGGAGCCTCCAAGCGGCTGCAGCAGCAGTTCAACAGAAGGATTGCAGGCAGACATTTTCATCACTCCATCAGACAGAAGTGGCACCGCATCACACTCACCTTGCAATGATGATGGTCGGAAGAAATCTCACACTGACGACAAACTCTACAAATGCTCTCATTGTTGGAAAACCTTTCTTACCAAGCAAAATTGTCATGCCCATATGAGgatccacactggtgaaaaacctttttcctgctcagtttgtgaccaAAAATTCGCTCAGAAGCAAcacttaaaacaacacacaagaatccacactggcgaaaaacctttttcctgctcagtttgtggtcaaagattcactcaaAAGCAATACTTGAAAGACCACACAAGAACCCATACTGGCGAAAAacccttttcctgctcagtttgtgatcaaagattcacTTACAAGCAATATTTGAAAGTACAcagaagaacccacactggcgaaaaacctttttcctgctcagtttgtggtcaaggattctctcAGAAGCAATACTTGAAAATacacataagaacccacactggcgaaaaaccttttccctgctcagtttgtgaccaAAGATTCTCTCGAAAGCAAtacttaaaacaacacacaagaatccacactggtgaaaaacctttttcctgttcagtttgtgACCAGAGATTCACTTCGAAGCAAaacttaaaacaacacacaagaacccacactcgagaaaaacatttttcctgctcagtctgTGGTCAAAGATTTGCTCAAAAGCAATActtgaaaaaacacacaagaatccacactggcgaaaaacctttttcctgctcagtttgtgaccaAAGATTCTCTTTGAACCAAAtcttaaaacaacacacaagaacccacactggcgaaaaaccgttttcctgctcagtttgtggtcaaagattcgctcgGAAGGATCGGATAAAGAGACACACGTGTGTTGCCATGAGAAGCAGTGGCCAGTGA